The DNA window ATGGGCACCTAATATTACGCTGAATCGTCGATAAGAGGTCATTTGCGGCGTTCTCGTCACTCGGCATTACTCACGTACGAATTAAGTACGCTCCGTATGCATCGTTCCTGCGGCCTGGCAACTGTCCTCTTCTCAACGATCAGATATAAGATGGTTACCAAATGATCTTCGGGAGAGTAAAAAGGTATGGCGTGGTTTAAAAGAACCAACCGGCTTGAGCCTTCAGAAAGCAAAAGAGTTAAGATCCCGGAAGGCCTCTGGGTCAAATGTAACAATTGCCGCGAATTAATCTATCGAAAAGAGCTCGGCAAGAATTTTCACGTCTGTCCGAAATGCGATTATCACTTTCCGATTTCTGTGGAAGAACGCATTGCGTTGATTTTGGATGAAAATAGCTTTAAAGAGCTCGATTTTTCTCTGGAATCGACTGATCCCCTCAATTTTAAAGATGTGTCCAGGTACCGCGACCGCCTCAAACTTTACCAGGAAAAAACCGGACAAAAAGACAGTTACGTATATGGAGACGGTTTAATTGTCGGTCAACCCGTTATTTTTGGCTGTTTTAATTTCAGTTTTATGGGCGGAAGCATGGGTTGTGTCGTGGGTGAAAAGATTGTTCGATCGGCAGAGCGATCCGTCGCGACAAGGCTTCCCTTGATAATCGTCAGCTCTTCCGGAGGAGCAAGAATGCAGGAAGGAATCTATTCCCTGATGCAGATGGTCAAAACCTCCGCGGCGGTTGCAAAGCTTCATGAGTCTGGCGTCCCCTTTATCTCGATATTGACCGATCCCACCTTTGGAGGCGTTACAGCCAGTTTTTCCATGTTGGGTGATATTCATATTGCAGAACCTAAAGCACTCATCGGATTTACGGGTCCTCGTGTCATTGAACAGACTCTCAAACAACAGCTTCCGGAAGGATTTCAACGATCGGAATTCCTGATGGAACATGGGATGCTCGACATGATTGTAGAGAGGAAGAATCTTAAAGAGACGCTTGGCCAGCTCATCGCCTATTTCCAATAAATACAACCTTCTATCAGTGATTTGCGCAGAGTATCATGGTTTACCAAGAAGCGCTCCAATTCCTGTACAACCTGCAACTAAAAGGGATGAAATTCGGCCTTTCATCCATGATCGACTTTTTAGTTCTTCTCGGGAATCCCCACAAATATATCAAGACAGTCCATGTGGGCGGGACAAACGGCAAAGGGTCGACTTCGGCCATGGTGGCCTGGGTTCTCTACCAGGCGGGATATCGGGTCGGACTTTATACTTCTCCTCATCTCATCGATTTTTCCGAAAGAATTTCGGTTAACTCATTCCCAATTCCTCAGGCAGACGTGGTCCGTCTGACCCGAAAAATTCAAGATCTGCTCAAAAATGAACAAGCGAATCTTCCGACCTTTTTTGAATTTGTAACCGGATTGGCTTTCCTTTATTTTTTAGAACAAAAGGTCGAAATCGCGGTTATTGAAGTGGGTCTCGGAGGACGGCTGGACTCAACCAATGTCATTACACCCGAATTATCGATATTGACCAATGTCGATTTCGACCATCAGGAATATTTGGGAAACACGCTTCTTGAAATTGGATATGAAAAAGCAGGAATTATTAAAAAGGGAGTCCCGGTCGTTACGGGAATTTCCGAGGAACCGGTTCTTGGACTCGTTCAGAAAACCGCGAAAGCAATGGAAGCGCCCATCTATCGTCTTGGAGTCGATTTTAATTACCATACACAACATAGAGAAGACTGTTTTGCCAATTCCCTGGATTATCACGGTATCCATCAAAGCAATTTGAATTTCGTGATCCCCTTATTGGGAGAACATCAGAGAAGAAATGCTTCCCTTGCACTTGCGGCCCTTGAACTCTTGAATCTCAAAGGATTCCCCCACCCGGAATCGGCTAAAAGAAAAGGCCTGTTGCAAGTTCGATGGCCGGGGAGAATTGAAATAGTTCAATCTGTGCCACTCATCTTGCTGGATGGGGCGCACAATCCAGCGGGTGCTTCGAATCTTGCCCGTTTTCTCACATCTCTCCCTCAAACGGGGAGACGATACCTGGTTTTGGGAATCATGAAAGACAAGGATATTTGGGGAATTGGAGAGAGACTCATTCCCTGGGCCGATGAAATCATTCTCACTCAGGCGTCTTATTCACGAGCCGCCACGCCCGGCGAACTTCTGCGTACACTTCCCCCCACTTTCAAACGGTTTCATCTGATCAATTCTCTTTTCGATGTATTTCGTTATCTGAAAAGCCATGCTGAAAAAGGGGATCAAATCTGTCTGACCGGATCGCTTTATACCATCGGTGAAGCCAAAGCAATATTAGAAGGGATTCATATAGACGTCCCGCTGCATGGTTAAACACAGCCCTTCCTTCTGTTCAATTATTTGCTTCGTCATTTTTCTTCTTTCGTTTTGTCCGAAAGGTTTCTCGGAAACCAGACTAAAATCAATGACGAATGAACCGATAAACCTTGAGGCGGACCAGCTCGAGTTTATAAAAGAGACCGGTATTTATAAGGCTGAAGGCCATCTCAAAATTATTCAAGGCAAACGGGTCATTACGGGCCGTTCGGTTGAATACAATCAGGAAACGGGCGACATGGCTATTACCGGAGATGTTCTGATGGTTGAGGAAAACAACCAGATTAGAGCCGAAAAGATGATTTTAAACATCAAGCAGGAAACAGGCGTCGTCTATCGGGGACATTTGATCTTCGGGATTGAGCATTACCATGTGGATGGAAACGAAATTAGAAAAACCGGTCCGAAGGAATTTCGGGTCAGTGATGCAACCGTGACGACATGCGAGTGCAATCAATATGCCGACAAACCTCCTTCAAGTCCCTGGAGAATTCGATCGACCCTTCTCCTGATTAACGAAGAAAAATATGTTAAAGGCCGGAATGTTTTCTTCGAAATCAAGAATATTCCGGTGCTCTATTCTCCCTATTTGTATATTCCCATTACCAAAGAACGGCAGAGCGGATTTTTAATCCCCCAGGTCTCCTATAACAGCTCGGACGGAATCGGAATTCTTCAACCCTATTACTGGGCATTCGCTCAAAATCAGGATTTGACACTCTCTCTTGATTATCGATCGCTGAGGGGAACTGGAAGCAATGTTGAATATCGATATGTGAACAGCGCCTCTTCGGGCGGCACGCTCTTCACCCGCTATTTCAAGGATGTCCTTTCTGGAAGTGACCGGTCGGAGATTCGGTATCAGCATATTCAGACATTTTCAGAACATGTGAATACCCGAATAAACCTGAATTATGTCAGCGACCAGTCCTATTTCAAAGATCTTTCCATTGCAACATCGGATATCAGCCAGCGGAGCGTGGAGTCCAATATCTACCTCTCCGGCAAATGGGATAATCAAACGGCTTATCTATTGACGCGGTTTACGCGGGACTTGAGTACCCAATCGGATTTGACCATTCAAAAACTTCCCGAAATCGGATATGCGTTTCACACATCACCCGTTTTCTCGACCCCCCTTTATTTTGATTTAAGTTCAACCGCAACCTATTTCTATCAGGAAGCGGGTTTAAGAGTGGGGAGAGGGGACATCTACTTCCGGTTAACGGATGAAATTCCGCTTCCGCACCTTGGCATTCTCACTCCCCGAGCCGGATTGCGAAAGACTGTCTATTCCCGGGGAATCAGGGACGAGAGTATGATTGAGAGAACTGTGAGCGATTATGGCATCGGATACGACAGCAGTCTGAGCAGAGTCTATCCCGGTGAAGACCCTTTGACCCATGTGATCGAATCGTCTCTGAGCTATGAATA is part of the Nitrospirota bacterium genome and encodes:
- a CDS encoding acetyl-CoA carboxylase carboxyltransferase subunit beta; this encodes MAWFKRTNRLEPSESKRVKIPEGLWVKCNNCRELIYRKELGKNFHVCPKCDYHFPISVEERIALILDENSFKELDFSLESTDPLNFKDVSRYRDRLKLYQEKTGQKDSYVYGDGLIVGQPVIFGCFNFSFMGGSMGCVVGEKIVRSAERSVATRLPLIIVSSSGGARMQEGIYSLMQMVKTSAAVAKLHESGVPFISILTDPTFGGVTASFSMLGDIHIAEPKALIGFTGPRVIEQTLKQQLPEGFQRSEFLMEHGMLDMIVERKNLKETLGQLIAYFQ
- a CDS encoding bifunctional folylpolyglutamate synthase/dihydrofolate synthase, translating into MVYQEALQFLYNLQLKGMKFGLSSMIDFLVLLGNPHKYIKTVHVGGTNGKGSTSAMVAWVLYQAGYRVGLYTSPHLIDFSERISVNSFPIPQADVVRLTRKIQDLLKNEQANLPTFFEFVTGLAFLYFLEQKVEIAVIEVGLGGRLDSTNVITPELSILTNVDFDHQEYLGNTLLEIGYEKAGIIKKGVPVVTGISEEPVLGLVQKTAKAMEAPIYRLGVDFNYHTQHREDCFANSLDYHGIHQSNLNFVIPLLGEHQRRNASLALAALELLNLKGFPHPESAKRKGLLQVRWPGRIEIVQSVPLILLDGAHNPAGASNLARFLTSLPQTGRRYLVLGIMKDKDIWGIGERLIPWADEIILTQASYSRAATPGELLRTLPPTFKRFHLINSLFDVFRYLKSHAEKGDQICLTGSLYTIGEAKAILEGIHIDVPLHG
- a CDS encoding LPS-assembly protein LptD, translated to MTNEPINLEADQLEFIKETGIYKAEGHLKIIQGKRVITGRSVEYNQETGDMAITGDVLMVEENNQIRAEKMILNIKQETGVVYRGHLIFGIEHYHVDGNEIRKTGPKEFRVSDATVTTCECNQYADKPPSSPWRIRSTLLLINEEKYVKGRNVFFEIKNIPVLYSPYLYIPITKERQSGFLIPQVSYNSSDGIGILQPYYWAFAQNQDLTLSLDYRSLRGTGSNVEYRYVNSASSGGTLFTRYFKDVLSGSDRSEIRYQHIQTFSEHVNTRINLNYVSDQSYFKDLSIATSDISQRSVESNIYLSGKWDNQTAYLLTRFTRDLSTQSDLTIQKLPEIGYAFHTSPVFSTPLYFDLSSTATYFYQEAGLRVGRGDIYFRLTDEIPLPHLGILTPRAGLRKTVYSRGIRDESMIERTVSDYGIGYDSSLSRVYPGEDPLTHVIESSLSYEYVPPVDQTNIPFMDNIDLIPDKNLFTYSLTNRLIRKEEVFYFKLTDSYLVNPTEGRFSDLRSEMKALFYGMKLKTDSFYNFYSGSVDMFNGDLWFDSPGVWDLALGERFSKSGVIPQKGDIFNPLSLGLLQSQPLPIRYWTSSLRIHLTSQLTVATKLYFDSQNGILSEGDYGIRYLANCWGMTLGFVQFPDRNQISFAVDLTGLGGSGNSSFFRGLFGN